In Polaribacter sp. L3A8, a genomic segment contains:
- a CDS encoding 2TM domain-containing protein: protein MENLTDKKLLKAKLKIEEIKKFYKHLVTYILVNLFLTFVWKFSFKLFGNFIISNQIDEEGFVHIPIWFIWGIFLALHALKTFGFLNIFGRDWEERKMKEFMKE, encoded by the coding sequence ATGGAGAATTTAACGGATAAAAAATTATTGAAAGCAAAACTAAAAATTGAAGAAATTAAAAAATTCTACAAGCATTTAGTAACATATATTTTAGTCAATCTATTTTTAACCTTTGTGTGGAAGTTTTCTTTTAAATTATTTGGAAATTTTATAATCAGTAATCAAATTGATGAAGAAGGTTTTGTACATATTCCTATTTGGTTTATTTGGGGAATTTTTCTTGCTCTTCATGCTTTAAAAACGTTTGGGTTTCTTAATATATTTGGTAGAGATTGGGAAGAAAGAAAAATGAAAGAATTTATGAAAGAGTAA
- a CDS encoding 2TM domain-containing protein, translated as MQQDFTQEASYIRAKKRVKAIKGFYVHLIVYVLVNIFISGVIIFGLTQSGYNLVDTFSNFGVYSTWLFWGIGMFFHWMGVFGFKSLGFGKDWEEKKIKELMDQEDEHSKKR; from the coding sequence ATGCAACAAGATTTTACGCAAGAAGCGAGTTACATAAGAGCAAAAAAGAGAGTAAAAGCTATTAAGGGGTTTTACGTGCATTTAATTGTGTACGTTTTGGTAAACATTTTTATAAGCGGAGTTATTATTTTTGGCTTAACACAAAGTGGGTACAATCTTGTAGATACATTTTCTAATTTTGGGGTGTATTCTACGTGGCTTTTCTGGGGAATCGGAATGTTTTTTCATTGGATGGGAGTTTTCGGATTTAAATCTTTAGGTTTTGGTAAAGATTGGGAAGAAAAGAAGATTAAAGAATTGATGGATCAGGAAGATGAGCACAGTAAAAAAAGATAA
- a CDS encoding 2TM domain-containing protein, which translates to MESNFTKEQRFYKAQKRVKKIKGFYTHLSVYCIIIPVIIFTNLKFEPHFHWFWFSVCGWGTGLFFHWLSVFGFNLLGLGKDWEEKKIQQFMNDKN; encoded by the coding sequence ATGGAATCTAATTTCACAAAAGAACAACGGTTTTATAAAGCTCAAAAAAGAGTGAAAAAGATAAAAGGATTTTATACACATTTAAGTGTTTATTGTATTATAATTCCTGTAATCATTTTTACAAACTTAAAATTCGAACCGCATTTTCATTGGTTTTGGTTTTCTGTTTGTGGTTGGGGAACAGGACTTTTCTTTCACTGGTTATCCGTTTTTGGATTTAACTTATTGGGTTTAGGTAAAGACTGGGAAGAAAAGAAGATTCAACAATTTATGAACGATAAAAATTAA
- a CDS encoding 2TM domain-containing protein, translating to MEREFTQEQKYILAKNRVEKIAKFYKHVATYVVVNVFLSAIFIVGDVNDGDTFNEALFNYHNYKIWFYWGIGIVFQALNTFGLSLFLDKDWEQKKIEKYMNEQHKRR from the coding sequence ATGGAACGAGAATTTACACAAGAACAGAAATATATATTAGCTAAAAACAGAGTCGAAAAAATTGCTAAGTTTTATAAACACGTGGCAACGTATGTGGTTGTAAATGTTTTTTTAAGTGCAATTTTTATAGTTGGAGATGTAAATGACGGAGACACTTTTAACGAGGCGTTGTTTAATTATCATAATTATAAAATCTGGTTTTATTGGGGAATAGGCATTGTTTTTCAGGCTTTAAATACTTTTGGATTGTCATTGTTTCTAGACAAAGATTGGGAACAAAAGAAGATTGAGAAATATATGAACGAACAACATAAAAGAAGGTAG
- a CDS encoding 2TM domain-containing protein, which yields MKTSNTNIYKKIKTDFIVCTKLTIVFGVIFIVINQQFGLKGIGFTFLISGMYSFTLGLGNGIINEYLNTKWDWVKETNKRVWSGIIATVIYTVIAVLIIHYIQYILLFGNSVENFFKGYLVWVHLFAIIFSLGVAAFLHAKGFMVNWKSAMTQESTQQQIVAKTETAKFESLKNQLDPHFLFNSLNVLTSLIGENPAQAEKFTTKLSKVYRYVLEQRNKDLVPIDEELKFAKTYMQLLEMRFEDAVKFNIPDSISTNELKIVSLSLQLLLENAVKHNVVSSSKPLTISIYEEDGYLIIENNVNPKEAIGKSTKVGLQNIADRYGLITQKGVKIENNNKTFKVSLPLLYKMNDIMYTDDLENSKYVKAVERVEKLKEFYQNLASYCIVIPFLIFINLRFSSGFHWFWFPIFGWGMGLAFHFLEVNNYNIFLGSNWEDRKIKEMMDKENQHKNRR from the coding sequence ATGAAAACATCAAACACAAATATCTATAAAAAAATAAAAACGGACTTTATAGTTTGTACAAAACTTACCATCGTTTTTGGAGTTATTTTTATAGTTATTAATCAGCAATTTGGTTTAAAAGGAATCGGTTTTACTTTTTTAATTTCGGGTATGTATTCTTTTACCTTAGGATTGGGAAATGGAATTATTAATGAATATTTAAATACAAAATGGGATTGGGTTAAAGAAACCAATAAAAGGGTTTGGTCCGGAATAATTGCTACCGTTATATATACTGTTATTGCTGTTTTAATAATTCACTACATTCAATATATACTTCTTTTTGGGAATTCGGTTGAAAATTTTTTTAAAGGATATTTAGTTTGGGTACATTTATTTGCTATTATATTTTCATTAGGTGTAGCTGCTTTTTTACATGCCAAAGGCTTTATGGTCAATTGGAAATCTGCCATGACACAAGAAAGCACACAGCAACAAATTGTAGCAAAAACAGAAACGGCAAAGTTTGAGTCTCTAAAAAATCAATTAGATCCACATTTTTTATTTAATAGTTTAAATGTGTTAACCAGTTTGATTGGCGAAAATCCTGCGCAAGCAGAAAAATTTACCACAAAATTATCTAAAGTATATCGATATGTTTTAGAACAAAGAAATAAAGATTTAGTACCCATTGATGAAGAATTGAAATTTGCAAAAACTTATATGCAATTGTTAGAGATGCGTTTTGAAGATGCTGTAAAATTTAATATTCCAGATAGTATAAGTACTAATGAGTTAAAAATTGTATCACTCTCTTTACAGTTATTGTTAGAAAATGCAGTAAAACACAATGTGGTTTCTTCTTCTAAGCCTTTAACAATATCAATTTACGAAGAAGATGGTTATTTAATTATAGAAAACAACGTAAATCCTAAAGAAGCAATAGGAAAAAGCACCAAAGTTGGGTTGCAGAATATTGCAGATCGATATGGATTAATCACTCAAAAAGGAGTGAAAATAGAAAACAACAACAAAACTTTTAAGGTGAGTTTACCTCTCTTATATAAAATGAACGATATTATGTACACAGACGATTTAGAAAATAGCAAATATGTAAAAGCAGTAGAAAGAGTAGAAAAATTAAAGGAGTTTTATCAGAATTTAGCTTCTTACTGTATTGTAATTCCTTTTTTAATTTTTATCAATTTAAGATTCTCTTCGGGGTTTCATTGGTTTTGGTTTCCAATTTTTGGATGGGGAATGGGATTGGCATTTCACTTTTTAGAAGTAAATAATTATAATATTTTCTTAGGTAGTAATTGGGAAGATAGAAAGATTAAAGAAATGATGGATAAAGAGAACCAACATAAAAACAGAAGGTAA
- a CDS encoding DUF2141 domain-containing protein: MKLIFAILVTVMLFITNTVTAQNNIITATVVNITSDTGKVAFALYDKTNFRMKPLQSEKTKIVDGKSTVTFKDIDVGEYAIICFHDKNENHKMDFKTNGMPLEDYGASNNNMSFGPPKFEDAKFSVTDKNVSLEIKF, encoded by the coding sequence ATGAAACTTATCTTTGCAATTTTAGTAACCGTAATGTTATTTATTACTAATACAGTAACAGCCCAAAACAACATAATTACAGCAACCGTTGTAAATATTACTTCAGATACGGGTAAAGTAGCTTTTGCTTTATATGACAAAACAAATTTTAGAATGAAGCCTTTACAATCTGAAAAAACAAAAATTGTAGACGGAAAAAGTACAGTAACTTTTAAAGACATAGATGTTGGAGAATATGCTATTATTTGTTTTCATGATAAAAATGAGAATCATAAAATGGACTTTAAAACGAATGGAATGCCTTTAGAAGATTATGGAGCTTCTAATAATAATATGTCTTTTGGTCCGCCTAAATTTGAAGATGCAAAATTTAGTGTTACTGATAAAAATGTATCTTTAGAAATTAAATTTTAA
- a CDS encoding GNAT family N-acetyltransferase: MEIVIANKSHTVYADIICKTIEDAAQVRGTGIAKRKPEYVATKMENGNAVIALDNGKFAGFCYIEQWGHGKFVANSGLIVHPDYRNIGLAKSIKQVIFKHSRTKFPDAKVFSITTGLAVMKLNSDLGYKPVTFSELTDDQSFWDGCQTCRNYDVLTRTERKMCLCTGMLFDPKNNNKEASKEVKESVFQKLKNIKQNLFLKKDKK; encoded by the coding sequence ATGGAAATTGTAATTGCTAACAAATCACATACTGTTTACGCAGATATTATTTGCAAAACCATCGAAGATGCAGCGCAAGTTAGAGGAACAGGTATCGCAAAAAGAAAACCAGAATACGTTGCCACAAAAATGGAAAACGGTAATGCTGTAATAGCATTAGACAATGGTAAATTTGCAGGTTTCTGCTATATAGAGCAATGGGGACATGGAAAATTTGTTGCCAACTCTGGTTTAATTGTACATCCTGATTATAGAAATATTGGGCTTGCAAAATCTATTAAACAAGTAATCTTTAAGCATTCTAGAACGAAGTTTCCAGATGCAAAAGTTTTTAGTATTACTACTGGTTTAGCAGTAATGAAACTAAATAGCGATTTAGGCTACAAACCGGTTACTTTTTCTGAACTTACAGACGACCAAAGCTTTTGGGATGGTTGTCAAACGTGCAGAAACTATGATGTTTTAACAAGAACAGAAAGAAAAATGTGTTTGTGCACAGGAATGTTGTTTGACCCAAAAAACAATAATAAAGAGGCGTCTAAAGAGGTTAAAGAAAGCGTTTTTCAAAAATTAAAAAATATTAAACAGAACTTGTTTCTAAAAAAAGACAAAAAATGA
- a CDS encoding argininosuccinate synthase codes for MKKLVIAYSGGLDTSYCAVSLSKEYDVHAVSVNTGGFTTEEIKHIESNAYKMGVSTYKNIDAVATFYNKVVKYLIFGNVLKNSTYPLSVSAERIIQAIEIVEYAKSIGAEYIAHGSTGAGNDQVRFDMIFQTLAPGIKIITPIRDEKLTRQEEIDYLKAEGIDMPWEKSKYSVNKGLWGTSVGGVETLKSELPLPSEAYPSQLEKEGEEKVTLTFKNGEFVALNGQENKPEVNIENLNNIASKFAIGRDIHVGDTIVGTKGRVGFEAAAALITVKAHHLLEKHTLTKWQLQHKEYLSSFYGMHLHEGQYLDPVMRDTEAFLQSSQKMVSGNVMVSLKPYHFSLDGIISDHDLMSSAFSTYGEENKAWTADDAKGFIKILGNQNKIYRQVNS; via the coding sequence ATGAAAAAATTAGTAATAGCTTATAGTGGTGGATTAGATACTTCTTATTGTGCCGTAAGTTTATCAAAAGAATATGATGTACATGCTGTAAGTGTTAACACTGGTGGTTTTACAACAGAAGAAATTAAACATATTGAGAGTAACGCCTACAAAATGGGCGTTTCTACTTACAAAAATATTGATGCTGTTGCTACATTCTACAATAAAGTAGTAAAGTATTTAATTTTTGGAAACGTATTAAAAAATAGTACATATCCGCTTTCTGTTAGTGCAGAAAGAATTATTCAGGCAATTGAAATTGTAGAATATGCTAAGAGTATTGGTGCAGAATATATTGCACACGGAAGTACAGGTGCAGGAAATGACCAAGTTCGTTTTGATATGATTTTTCAAACCTTAGCGCCTGGTATTAAAATTATTACGCCAATTAGAGACGAAAAATTAACAAGACAAGAAGAAATAGATTATTTAAAAGCGGAAGGAATTGATATGCCTTGGGAAAAATCTAAATATTCTGTAAACAAAGGTCTTTGGGGAACTAGTGTTGGTGGTGTAGAAACTTTAAAGTCAGAACTTCCTTTACCTAGTGAAGCATATCCTTCTCAATTAGAAAAAGAAGGTGAAGAAAAAGTTACCTTGACTTTTAAAAATGGTGAATTTGTTGCCTTAAACGGACAAGAAAACAAACCCGAAGTAAATATTGAAAACCTAAATAATATTGCATCAAAATTTGCAATTGGTAGAGATATTCATGTTGGAGATACTATTGTTGGTACAAAAGGAAGAGTTGGTTTTGAAGCTGCTGCTGCTTTAATCACCGTAAAAGCACACCACTTGTTAGAGAAACATACCTTAACAAAATGGCAATTACAACACAAAGAATATTTATCTAGTTTCTACGGAATGCATTTACATGAAGGTCAATATTTAGATCCTGTAATGAGAGATACGGAAGCTTTTTTACAAAGTTCTCAAAAAATGGTTTCTGGTAATGTAATGGTTTCTTTAAAACCGTATCATTTTTCTTTAGACGGAATAATTTCTGACCACGATTTAATGTCTAGTGCATTTAGTACGTATGGTGAAGAAAATAAAGCTTGGACGGCAGATGATGCAAAAGGATTTATTAAAATCTTAGGAAATCAGAATAAAATATATAGACAAGTAAATAGTTAG
- the argC gene encoding N-acetyl-gamma-glutamyl-phosphate reductase gives MKKLEVGIIGGAGYTAGELIRLLLNHPETNINFVYSTSNAGNKLYKVHQDLIGDTEIDFTSEINTNVDVLFLCLGHGNSTAFLEKTTFSDNTKIIDLSNDFRLLADKNFEGKDFVYGLPELDKENIKTAKYIANPGCFATALQLAILPLAANGLLQNDIHINAVTGATGAGTSLSATTHFTYRDNNFSHYKAFNHQHLGEINQSVNRLQSDFNSEINFMPNRGNFSRGIFATTYTKFEGSIEEAIKMYKEYYKDAAFTFVSDTDVHMKQVVNTNKCIIGLEKHGNKLLITSTIDNLLKGASGAAIQNLNLMYGFEETLGLNLKANYF, from the coding sequence ATGAAAAAATTAGAAGTAGGAATTATAGGTGGTGCAGGTTATACTGCTGGTGAATTAATCCGATTATTATTGAACCACCCAGAAACAAATATCAATTTTGTGTACAGTACTTCTAATGCTGGCAATAAATTGTACAAAGTACACCAAGATTTAATAGGTGATACAGAAATAGATTTTACAAGCGAGATAAATACAAATGTTGATGTTTTATTTTTATGTTTAGGACATGGAAATTCAACTGCTTTTTTAGAGAAAACTACTTTTTCTGACAACACAAAAATTATTGATTTAAGTAATGATTTTAGATTACTTGCTGATAAAAATTTTGAAGGTAAAGATTTTGTGTACGGTTTACCAGAATTAGATAAAGAAAATATAAAAACAGCTAAGTATATTGCAAATCCGGGGTGTTTTGCAACTGCTTTGCAATTGGCAATTTTGCCTTTAGCAGCAAATGGATTATTGCAAAATGACATTCATATTAATGCTGTAACTGGTGCAACTGGCGCAGGAACTTCATTATCTGCAACAACGCATTTTACATATAGAGATAATAATTTTTCTCACTATAAAGCTTTTAATCATCAGCATTTAGGAGAAATTAATCAGTCTGTAAATCGTTTACAAAGTGATTTTAATTCGGAAATTAACTTTATGCCAAATAGAGGTAATTTTTCTAGAGGGATTTTTGCAACGACCTACACTAAGTTTGAGGGTTCTATAGAAGAAGCTATAAAAATGTACAAGGAATATTATAAAGATGCTGCTTTTACGTTTGTTTCTGATACAGATGTTCACATGAAACAAGTAGTAAACACAAACAAATGTATTATTGGTTTAGAAAAACATGGTAACAAATTATTAATTACAAGTACTATCGATAACCTATTAAAAGGGGCTTCTGGAGCAGCAATTCAGAATCTTAATTTAATGTATGGTTTTGAAGAAACGTTAGGTTTAAATTTAAAAGCGAATTATTTTTAA
- the proC gene encoding pyrroline-5-carboxylate reductase: MKAAIIGAGSLGQSIAKGLLKNKVVSSLYLTKRNTNSISGFNAYDEVVLTSDNEEAVKNSDILIFAVQPRHLEQILKDLKPLLNENHVIITVITGFSIEKIEAIIGVDRFIIRSMPNTAAAVGQSMTCLSPNIKGKEKVALAKTIFNSLGQSLEIPEDQLQAATVICASGIAFWMRLIRATTQGAIQLGFEADEAHKLAMQTCFGAASLLKESGNHPEAEIDRVTTPGGCTIEGLNEMEHQGLSSSLIKGINKSFDKINQIKN, encoded by the coding sequence ATGAAAGCAGCAATTATTGGAGCAGGAAGTTTAGGACAATCTATCGCCAAGGGTTTATTAAAAAACAAGGTGGTAAGTTCTTTGTATTTAACAAAACGTAATACAAACTCAATATCAGGTTTTAATGCTTATGATGAAGTGGTTTTAACTTCGGATAACGAAGAAGCTGTAAAAAATTCTGATATTTTAATATTTGCTGTTCAACCGAGACATTTAGAACAAATTTTAAAAGATTTAAAACCTCTTTTAAATGAAAACCATGTGATAATTACAGTTATTACTGGTTTTTCTATCGAAAAAATTGAAGCTATTATTGGTGTTGATCGCTTTATTATTCGTTCTATGCCAAATACAGCTGCTGCAGTTGGGCAATCTATGACCTGTCTTTCGCCGAATATAAAAGGGAAAGAAAAGGTAGCATTAGCCAAAACAATTTTTAATAGTTTAGGGCAATCATTAGAAATTCCGGAAGATCAATTACAAGCTGCAACGGTTATTTGTGCAAGTGGTATTGCTTTTTGGATGCGTTTAATTCGTGCAACCACACAAGGTGCCATTCAGTTAGGTTTTGAAGCCGATGAAGCACATAAATTGGCAATGCAAACTTGTTTTGGTGCTGCTAGTTTATTAAAAGAATCTGGCAATCACCCAGAAGCAGAAATAGACAGAGTAACCACTCCTGGAGGTTGTACCATAGAAGGTTTAAACGAAATGGAACACCAAGGTTTAAGCTCTTCTTTAATTAAAGGAATCAACAAATCATTTGATAAAATCAACCAAATAAAAAACTAA
- a CDS encoding aspartate aminotransferase family protein — MPLFNVYPLYDVTPVKAKGVYVYDENKTEYLDLYGGHAVISIGHAHPKYVEAITKQVSKLGFYSNAIQNPLQVQLADKLEALSGCKDYELFLCNSGAEANENALKLASFKTNKSRVIAFRNGFHGRTSAAVAATDNKNIIAPINAQQKVTILDLNDIDSVKTELEKGDVCAVIVEFIQGVGGLDEATAEFFEQVDVLCKANNTFFIADEVQSGYGRSGKFFAFQHYNVTPDVISIAKGMGNGFPIGGILIHPSIESKFGMLGTTFGGNHLACAAGLAVLNVIEEQNLIDNVNEMSCYFMKIAKTIPQIKNIKGRGLMLGLEFDFEVGDLRKKLIYDYHIFTGGAMNKNLLRILPPLTVRKDHIDQFFEALVDALGE; from the coding sequence ATGCCATTATTTAACGTTTATCCACTGTACGATGTTACACCTGTAAAAGCTAAAGGAGTTTATGTTTATGATGAAAACAAAACGGAATATTTAGATTTATATGGTGGTCATGCTGTAATTTCTATTGGACACGCACATCCTAAATATGTAGAAGCTATTACCAAGCAAGTTTCAAAACTAGGTTTTTATTCGAATGCTATTCAGAATCCTTTACAAGTTCAATTAGCAGATAAATTAGAAGCACTTTCTGGTTGTAAAGACTACGAATTATTTTTATGTAATTCTGGTGCGGAAGCAAATGAAAATGCATTAAAATTAGCTTCTTTTAAAACCAATAAATCTAGAGTTATTGCTTTTAGAAATGGTTTTCATGGTAGAACTTCTGCTGCGGTTGCTGCAACCGATAATAAAAATATTATTGCACCAATTAACGCACAACAAAAAGTTACTATTTTAGATTTAAATGATATTGATAGCGTAAAAACAGAACTTGAAAAAGGAGATGTTTGTGCTGTTATTGTAGAATTTATACAAGGAGTTGGTGGTTTAGATGAAGCTACTGCAGAATTTTTTGAACAAGTAGATGTTCTTTGTAAAGCAAACAACACTTTTTTTATTGCGGATGAAGTACAGTCTGGTTACGGTAGATCTGGTAAGTTTTTTGCTTTTCAACATTATAATGTAACGCCAGATGTTATTTCTATTGCCAAAGGTATGGGAAATGGTTTTCCTATTGGAGGAATATTAATTCACCCAAGCATCGAATCTAAATTCGGAATGTTAGGTACTACTTTTGGAGGAAATCATTTGGCTTGTGCTGCAGGTTTGGCTGTTTTAAATGTTATTGAAGAACAAAACTTAATTGACAACGTAAATGAAATGTCTTGCTATTTTATGAAAATTGCAAAGACAATTCCGCAGATAAAAAATATTAAAGGAAGAGGATTAATGCTTGGTTTAGAATTCGACTTTGAAGTTGGAGATTTACGCAAGAAATTAATTTATGACTATCACATTTTTACCGGTGGCGCTATGAATAAAAATTTGTTAAGAATTTTACCTCCTTTAACTGTTCGAAAAGATCATATAGATCAGTTTTTTGAAGCATTAGTTGATGCTTTAGGAGAATAA
- a CDS encoding glutamate-5-semialdehyde dehydrogenase — MNTLLSIETRNAVLLTMAALLEKERKAIISINKKDLEAYKGDDISMFDRLKADDKKVDEMIAAAKHLASQEDPVGVERFSFKHDNGMQVYNKTASFGTILIIYESRPDVTVEAAGIAFKSGNKILLKGGKESLQSNLKIVELWHQALKKHNASTDWVEYLQFNRTETQAFLEKPTQKVDLIVPRGGERLIAFVKEHATCPVIISGRGNNFVYVEKEADLEIAVDVIINGKSKISACNAVDKVLIDENLPNKEAFINTLISKLNEAKIQVLGDATVAKNHKLEQISSNEVWYEEFLDYKIVIGEIASNSDAIAMINKYAGGHSSAIITKEIEVAKVFMENVDTAVVYHNASTRFTDGGQLGLGGELAISTDKLHQRGPIGLQHLVTNKWYVHGNGQVRS, encoded by the coding sequence ATGAACACTTTATTATCCATAGAAACTAGAAATGCCGTTCTACTTACAATGGCAGCACTTCTTGAAAAAGAAAGAAAAGCTATTATTAGCATCAACAAAAAAGATTTAGAGGCGTATAAAGGTGATGACATTTCTATGTTTGATCGTTTAAAGGCAGATGATAAAAAGGTTGATGAAATGATTGCCGCTGCTAAACATTTGGCTTCTCAAGAAGACCCTGTAGGTGTAGAGCGTTTTAGTTTTAAGCATGATAACGGAATGCAAGTGTATAACAAAACGGCTTCTTTTGGTACGATTCTTATTATTTATGAATCGAGACCAGATGTTACCGTAGAAGCAGCCGGAATTGCATTTAAATCTGGAAATAAAATATTATTAAAAGGTGGTAAAGAATCTTTACAATCTAATTTGAAGATTGTAGAATTATGGCACCAAGCGTTAAAAAAGCACAATGCTTCTACAGATTGGGTAGAATATTTACAATTTAACAGAACGGAAACACAAGCATTTTTAGAAAAACCAACTCAGAAAGTAGATTTAATTGTACCAAGAGGTGGAGAACGTTTAATTGCTTTTGTTAAAGAACACGCTACTTGCCCAGTTATTATTAGCGGACGAGGAAACAACTTTGTGTACGTAGAAAAAGAAGCAGATTTAGAAATTGCTGTTGATGTAATTATCAACGGGAAATCTAAAATATCTGCTTGTAACGCAGTTGATAAAGTTTTAATTGATGAAAACTTACCAAATAAAGAAGCGTTTATCAATACATTAATCTCAAAATTAAACGAAGCTAAAATTCAGGTTTTAGGCGATGCAACTGTTGCTAAGAACCATAAACTAGAACAAATTTCATCAAACGAAGTTTGGTACGAAGAGTTTTTAGATTATAAAATTGTAATTGGTGAAATAGCTTCAAACTCTGATGCTATTGCAATGATTAACAAATATGCTGGCGGACATTCATCAGCAATTATTACCAAAGAAATTGAAGTTGCTAAAGTATTTATGGAAAACGTAGATACTGCAGTGGTTTATCATAATGCTTCTACACGTTTTACAGATGGTGGTCAGTTAGGTTTGGGTGGCGAATTAGCGATTAGTACAGACAAATTACACCAACGTGGACCAATTGGCTTGCAACACTTGGTTACCAATAAATGGTACGTTCATGGAAACGGACAGGTGAGAAGTTAA
- the proB gene encoding glutamate 5-kinase codes for MLKKKRILLKIGSNTLTKETDNISRGKIEDIANQIAKLQDTCEFIIVSSGAIAVAKQFVKLESKHEEVFVKQALASIGQPHLIRIYQEIFREYGLLSSQCLLSYSDFEKQQSKTNIVNTINVLVNNNYIPIINENDTVATDEIQFGDNDKLAALTATLLHVDLLIIATNTNGIYTKESFKNNAPETILVVEDFDHLKDEVVNSKSSHGSGGMASKIEAAELAKNANIETWIVNGLEDNFMTNAFDNKVAFTKIK; via the coding sequence ATGCTAAAAAAGAAACGAATTTTACTAAAAATAGGTTCTAACACACTTACCAAAGAAACAGATAATATTTCTAGAGGTAAAATTGAAGATATTGCAAATCAAATTGCAAAACTACAAGATACTTGCGAGTTTATTATTGTGAGTTCTGGCGCAATTGCTGTTGCAAAACAGTTTGTAAAATTAGAAAGCAAACACGAAGAAGTTTTTGTAAAACAAGCTTTGGCTTCTATTGGTCAGCCACATTTAATTAGAATCTATCAAGAAATTTTTAGAGAGTATGGTTTATTGAGTTCTCAATGCCTTCTCTCCTATTCAGATTTTGAAAAACAACAAAGTAAAACCAATATTGTAAACACTATAAATGTGTTGGTAAACAATAATTACATTCCTATTATTAACGAAAATGATACGGTTGCAACCGATGAAATTCAGTTTGGTGATAATGATAAACTAGCAGCTTTAACGGCTACTTTATTACATGTAGATTTGCTAATTATTGCCACAAACACCAACGGAATTTACACCAAAGAGTCTTTTAAAAACAACGCGCCAGAAACTATTTTGGTGGTTGAAGATTTTGATCATTTAAAAGATGAAGTTGTAAATTCTAAATCATCCCACGGAAGTGGCGGAATGGCTTCTAAAATTGAAGCTGCAGAACTTGCAAAAAACGCAAACATAGAAACTTGGATTGTAAATGGTTTAGAAGACAATTTTATGACCAATGCTTTTGATAATAAGGTTGCGTTTACAAAAATAAAATAA